One window of Balneolales bacterium ANBcel1 genomic DNA carries:
- the glmS gene encoding glutamine--fructose-6-phosphate transaminase (isomerizing), which produces MCGIVGYIGERKASEVILKGLQRLEYRGYDSAGIAVLNEKMTVVKAKGKVKQLVSMVEKDDVAGHAGIGHTRWATHGEPNDVNAHPHSGARRKFALVHNGIIENYDVLRQDLQAKGHSFLGETDTEVLAHLIEEIYDMSDTDFFHAVQQALLQVEGTYGIAVVHEDSPDKIIVARKGSPLLIGVGEGEHFVASDASPIIEYTKKVVYLEDEELAVISKDGYEVSTLKDVPLSKEVHELAMSLEQIEKGGFPHFMLKEIFEQSDTIADCLRGRLMVNDNRIQLGGLTGFVEKLSNARRVIIAACGTSWHAGLVGEYLFEYLAHMPVEVEYASEFRYREQLIDDKDVMIVISQSGETADTLAALREAKKRGTTVFGICNVVGSTIARETDAGVYTHAGPEIGVASTKAFTAQVTILAMMAMLMGRENNVISDEHMKHLVRELNSVPRKVNEILRDTSQIEAIARLFTYAPNFLYLGRSYNFPVALEGALKLKEISYIHAEGYPAAEMKHGPIALIDEHMPVVVIAATDHTNDKVVSNIEEVKARKGRIISISSDGQSDVARLAEFSITIPEIHDCLTPLLTAIPLQLLSYYIAVNRKCDVDQPRNLAKSVTVE; this is translated from the coding sequence ATGTGCGGAATAGTCGGGTATATTGGAGAAAGAAAAGCATCGGAAGTCATCTTGAAGGGATTGCAGCGCCTTGAATACCGGGGATACGATTCGGCCGGTATTGCGGTATTGAATGAAAAAATGACGGTTGTCAAGGCGAAGGGGAAAGTGAAACAGCTGGTTAGCATGGTTGAGAAGGATGATGTCGCGGGTCACGCTGGTATCGGCCATACACGCTGGGCAACCCATGGCGAACCGAACGATGTCAATGCGCATCCCCACAGCGGTGCCCGCAGAAAGTTCGCGCTGGTTCACAACGGTATCATTGAAAACTACGATGTGCTGCGGCAGGATCTTCAGGCAAAAGGCCACTCGTTTCTGGGAGAGACAGATACGGAAGTGCTTGCGCATCTGATCGAGGAGATCTACGACATGAGCGACACCGACTTTTTCCATGCCGTGCAGCAGGCCCTGTTGCAGGTAGAGGGTACTTACGGGATTGCGGTGGTTCACGAGGACAGCCCGGATAAAATTATCGTCGCCCGCAAGGGGTCACCACTGCTGATCGGTGTCGGTGAAGGAGAGCATTTCGTGGCTTCCGACGCCTCGCCGATTATTGAGTACACCAAGAAAGTGGTCTATCTGGAGGATGAAGAGCTTGCAGTTATCAGCAAAGACGGATACGAGGTTTCAACACTGAAGGATGTGCCGCTATCCAAGGAAGTTCATGAACTGGCCATGAGCCTCGAGCAGATTGAAAAAGGCGGTTTCCCCCACTTTATGCTCAAGGAGATTTTTGAGCAGAGCGACACGATAGCCGACTGCCTGCGCGGCCGACTGATGGTCAATGACAATCGGATTCAGCTGGGCGGCCTCACCGGTTTTGTCGAAAAACTGTCCAATGCCCGCCGTGTCATCATTGCCGCCTGTGGAACCAGCTGGCATGCCGGTCTGGTCGGCGAGTATCTGTTCGAATACCTGGCCCACATGCCGGTTGAAGTGGAATATGCCTCCGAATTCCGGTACCGGGAGCAGTTGATCGACGATAAGGATGTGATGATCGTGATTTCTCAGAGTGGTGAAACCGCCGATACACTTGCGGCCCTCCGTGAAGCCAAAAAGCGGGGAACAACCGTGTTCGGTATTTGCAATGTCGTAGGCTCCACCATTGCGCGGGAGACCGACGCAGGGGTGTATACCCACGCCGGACCCGAAATCGGAGTCGCTTCCACCAAAGCGTTTACGGCTCAGGTTACCATTCTGGCAATGATGGCCATGCTTATGGGCCGCGAGAACAATGTCATTTCGGATGAGCATATGAAACACCTGGTGCGTGAGTTGAACTCGGTCCCACGAAAAGTGAATGAGATCCTCCGGGACACTTCACAGATCGAGGCCATTGCCAGGCTTTTTACCTATGCCCCCAACTTCCTGTATCTGGGGAGGTCCTACAATTTCCCCGTTGCTCTTGAAGGTGCGCTCAAGCTGAAGGAGATCTCCTATATTCATGCAGAGGGCTACCCCGCCGCCGAAATGAAACACGGTCCGATTGCCCTCATAGATGAGCACATGCCGGTTGTCGTGATTGCCGCCACCGATCATACCAACGACAAGGTGGTGAGCAATATCGAGGAGGTCAAAGCGCGCAAAGGCCGGATTATTTCGATTTCGTCGGATGGCCAGTCCGATGTGGCAAGGCTCGCCGAATTCAGTATCACCATACCCGAAATCCATGATTGCCTGACGCCGCTGCTGACCGCTATCCCGCTTCAGTTGCTGTCCTATTACATTGCTGTCAACAGAAAATGTGATGTGGACCAGCCCCGAAACCTGGCGAAAAGCGTAACGGTCGAGTAG
- a CDS encoding putative sugar nucleotidyl transferase, whose amino-acid sequence MSSDITVPLCFFEDRGDLQFAPLTITRPVDDLRIGIFTIREKWLKRLGTNRFARIQREPLTRVFPADNPADLREGLWINARWLPDEDAAAQAVSLSPGSYLLRNGKVVAARLQDDKHRKFALHPVASSLAGDGRSTNAGTWLAGLWDIFLNNGREIERDIDLLREPAIDPVSAFPRVVLVNADRIHAAESARIDPGVVIDASAGPVYLGPGSHVMYGAVLLGPVAICEKSTVKMGAKISNGTTAGPVCKLNGEVENVILQSYSNKGHDGFLGNSLIGEWCNLGANTITSNLKNNYKSVRIPEWPTGEEFDTRQQFFGAVMGDHGKTAINTSLSAGTLSGVCTNIFTTDFPPKHIPSFSWVSPEGIQKYRFEKAIETIETIMKRRQVNLTDDYRDMLHQVF is encoded by the coding sequence ATGAGTTCAGACATCACTGTCCCGCTTTGTTTTTTTGAGGACCGCGGAGACCTGCAGTTCGCCCCACTGACAATTACCCGTCCGGTGGATGACCTTCGCATCGGAATTTTCACCATACGCGAAAAATGGCTTAAGCGACTGGGCACAAATCGCTTTGCGAGGATTCAACGAGAACCGTTGACGAGAGTGTTTCCTGCGGATAATCCCGCTGATTTGCGGGAGGGTCTCTGGATTAATGCGCGGTGGCTTCCTGATGAGGATGCGGCCGCCCAGGCTGTCTCCCTCAGCCCGGGTTCCTATCTGCTTCGTAACGGGAAGGTCGTGGCCGCCCGGCTGCAAGATGATAAGCATCGCAAGTTTGCATTACATCCCGTTGCGTCGTCGCTGGCGGGTGACGGCCGGAGCACCAACGCGGGAACCTGGCTTGCCGGTTTATGGGACATCTTTTTGAACAACGGGCGGGAAATTGAACGGGATATCGATTTGCTCCGGGAGCCTGCAATTGACCCTGTTTCGGCTTTTCCGCGGGTGGTATTGGTAAACGCGGACCGGATCCATGCCGCCGAAAGTGCCCGGATTGATCCCGGGGTGGTTATCGACGCCTCCGCCGGACCGGTCTACCTTGGTCCCGGCAGCCATGTGATGTACGGCGCGGTATTACTGGGCCCCGTTGCCATCTGTGAGAAGTCGACCGTTAAGATGGGCGCCAAAATCAGTAACGGCACTACCGCCGGACCCGTTTGCAAGCTCAACGGCGAGGTAGAGAATGTCATTTTACAGAGCTACTCCAACAAGGGGCACGACGGGTTCCTGGGCAACAGCCTGATCGGCGAATGGTGCAATCTTGGCGCCAACACCATCACATCAAACCTCAAAAACAACTACAAGAGTGTCAGAATACCGGAATGGCCAACCGGTGAAGAGTTCGACACCCGCCAGCAGTTTTTTGGGGCGGTCATGGGTGACCACGGAAAGACAGCCATCAATACCAGCCTGTCTGCCGGCACGCTAAGCGGTGTCTGCACGAACATTTTCACAACGGATTTCCCACCAAAACACATCCCCTCGTTCAGCTGGGTCTCACCGGAAGGAATTCAGAAATACCGCTTTGAAAAAGCTATTGAAACGATTGAAACCATCATGAAGCGGAGACAGGTCAACCTGACCGATGACTACAGAGACATGCTGCATCAGGTTTTTTAA
- a CDS encoding FISUMP domain-containing protein: MRKNFFSLSTNTIVAALLAFLVAGNTSIYEVTGRLVDSDGNAIAGHQVLLVYDNDHQLATGHSNEQGYFSLTYQFDGTSADPFDDSGRVTEFRLGSSYPNPFNPVTTVPFHVPEATQAIIGIYDILGRQIMETRTQVGVGTHHIEINLGGGLAQGQYLLRVRGNGFSLTRSMTYISAGISSGTAGIVLRPAGIQRRSMTPARIAGNEVSRTLHLVLVATHEFETKRVPVPFLSNHDTGELALSRRTQGKVTDIDGNSYRTTVLGNQEWMAGNLQVTRYNDGSQIPTGLNDNDWENTTTGAYTVYPHERVGGLDSAGEVVQAYGKLYNWFAANDARGLCPDGWRVPDEGDWNELLAHLQTEHQIENTNTVNGAGNALKSCRQVNSPLGGECDTPQHPRWNAHGTHYGSDLLGFSALPGGLRELDGSFYEIGELGYWWTANEGSADDGKFIDLNNAFGWVWFDMDDKQMGLSVRCINDADVSDPAPPPETEKTYHENFQANDESGWVFLTPDGEVSVQNSELRFSTNDDEIVHMLLPIEATRDDFSFRVVPGSLHQGIESGGFGRAGFKSVITYHIEDEISVMYTEDILSHADGELTTLATYPVPDNLSSMQLDVSREGNNMHIRAYANDHMFYSGVLQHVDEGLFSGQMVMYVHKDETGSIPVSWSLDEVRVDYIPYLDVNASFHENFTNMHAPWFRSGDPDIVAQSITIANNRLNFNARNIGELSVLSPMGPVQDFTIEAHGGARGSHDSEFAISRMFDYKNYISVFFDDDELFLGYAHGSISPQILAEVSIHPGDVSKLKFSGSQIGTDLQLSVWANDQLVLTGTIPNVPRRLATGHLAISYLGGSVTDSYLDYILIEQEYGNGGDGEWPRDTETAVVEVITPTGRVWMDRNLGASRVATASDDEHAYGDLYQWGRAADGHQKRNSPATSTLSSSDQPGHGNFILAPDSPYDWRSPQNDNLWQGAGGTNNPCPVGYRLPTEAEWMAEVETWNSADAAGALASPLKLPMAGGRNSAGVLFLEGSHGGYWSGTIINTHARLFSFNDDGVLMGNPNRALARPVRCIKD; this comes from the coding sequence ATGAGGAAAAACTTTTTTTCACTCTCCACAAATACTATTGTGGCGGCACTTCTGGCATTTCTGGTTGCAGGAAACACAAGCATATACGAAGTGACCGGCCGTCTGGTAGACTCTGACGGCAATGCAATAGCAGGTCACCAGGTGCTTCTGGTCTATGACAATGACCATCAGCTTGCCACCGGCCACAGCAACGAACAGGGCTATTTTTCCCTTACCTATCAGTTTGATGGGACATCTGCCGATCCATTCGATGATTCCGGGAGAGTAACGGAGTTCCGGCTGGGCTCATCCTATCCCAATCCTTTTAACCCCGTGACAACCGTCCCGTTCCATGTACCCGAAGCGACACAGGCCATAATCGGCATCTATGATATTCTGGGACGTCAGATCATGGAGACCCGAACCCAGGTGGGCGTCGGCACTCATCATATTGAAATTAACCTTGGCGGCGGTCTTGCACAGGGACAATATCTGCTGCGGGTTCGCGGAAACGGGTTTTCGCTTACCCGGTCCATGACATACATCAGCGCGGGTATCAGCAGTGGAACAGCCGGAATTGTACTGCGTCCGGCGGGGATCCAGAGGCGGTCCATGACTCCGGCACGCATTGCCGGCAATGAAGTGAGCAGGACCTTGCACCTGGTTCTGGTGGCTACCCATGAGTTTGAGACAAAGCGGGTTCCTGTGCCGTTCCTCAGCAACCATGACACCGGGGAGCTTGCACTGTCCAGAAGAACACAAGGTAAAGTAACCGATATTGATGGTAATTCATACCGAACCACTGTCCTTGGAAACCAGGAGTGGATGGCAGGAAACCTGCAGGTAACGCGCTACAATGACGGGTCCCAAATTCCAACCGGCCTGAATGATAACGATTGGGAAAACACAACGACCGGAGCCTATACGGTGTATCCACATGAAAGAGTCGGCGGTTTGGACAGCGCGGGCGAAGTGGTTCAGGCCTACGGCAAACTCTACAACTGGTTTGCCGCGAATGATGCAAGAGGCTTGTGCCCTGACGGTTGGAGGGTGCCGGATGAAGGGGACTGGAATGAGCTGCTGGCTCATTTACAGACGGAGCACCAAATTGAAAATACCAATACCGTAAATGGAGCCGGAAACGCGCTTAAGTCATGTCGACAGGTGAATTCGCCTTTGGGAGGAGAGTGTGACACTCCGCAGCATCCCCGCTGGAATGCGCATGGCACACACTACGGGTCGGATCTTTTGGGCTTTTCCGCACTTCCCGGTGGACTTCGGGAGCTGGATGGCTCCTTTTATGAGATTGGAGAACTTGGCTACTGGTGGACTGCGAACGAAGGGAGTGCAGATGACGGAAAATTCATCGACTTGAATAATGCATTCGGTTGGGTATGGTTCGATATGGATGACAAACAGATGGGTTTGTCCGTTCGCTGTATCAATGATGCGGACGTCAGCGACCCGGCTCCTCCACCGGAAACAGAAAAGACCTATCATGAAAATTTTCAAGCGAACGATGAGTCCGGCTGGGTCTTTCTGACCCCGGATGGAGAGGTCTCGGTTCAGAATAGTGAGCTTCGGTTTTCAACCAATGATGATGAAATAGTTCACATGCTCCTGCCTATAGAGGCAACAAGGGATGACTTCTCATTCAGGGTGGTGCCGGGAAGCCTCCATCAGGGAATTGAGAGCGGAGGTTTTGGCCGGGCAGGATTCAAATCAGTGATTACATACCATATCGAAGACGAAATCTCTGTGATGTACACTGAGGATATCCTTTCTCATGCCGATGGCGAGTTGACAACACTGGCTACGTATCCTGTTCCTGATAATTTAAGCAGCATGCAGCTTGATGTGTCCCGGGAGGGCAATAATATGCACATTCGTGCCTATGCCAACGACCACATGTTTTATAGCGGTGTCCTGCAGCATGTTGATGAGGGATTATTTAGTGGACAGATGGTCATGTATGTCCATAAGGATGAAACGGGGTCGATTCCTGTAAGCTGGTCACTGGATGAAGTCAGAGTCGATTATATTCCCTATCTCGATGTGAATGCTTCGTTTCATGAAAACTTCACCAACATGCATGCCCCATGGTTCCGATCCGGGGATCCTGACATCGTGGCCCAGTCGATCACGATAGCGAACAACCGCCTGAACTTTAACGCGAGAAACATTGGCGAACTCAGTGTGCTGTCGCCGATGGGACCCGTTCAGGACTTTACTATCGAGGCCCATGGAGGTGCAAGAGGCTCTCATGATTCCGAATTCGCTATTTCCCGGATGTTCGATTATAAAAACTATATTTCCGTCTTTTTTGATGATGATGAATTGTTCCTGGGCTACGCCCACGGTTCGATATCACCGCAAATTCTTGCAGAGGTAAGTATCCATCCCGGAGATGTCTCGAAATTGAAATTTTCCGGCAGTCAAATCGGGACGGATCTTCAACTGTCTGTCTGGGCTAACGATCAACTGGTACTTACCGGAACGATTCCGAATGTACCCCGGAGACTGGCCACCGGCCATCTTGCCATATCATATTTAGGTGGGAGCGTGACAGACTCATACCTGGACTATATCCTCATTGAGCAGGAATATGGCAATGGGGGTGACGGCGAGTGGCCCAGGGATACCGAAACGGCTGTCGTTGAGGTCATTACGCCCACCGGTCGTGTGTGGATGGACCGCAACCTCGGCGCTTCCCGCGTGGCAACGGCCAGTGATGATGAACACGCCTATGGAGACTTGTACCAATGGGGGCGTGCGGCCGACGGACACCAAAAGCGTAACTCACCAGCTACCAGCACACTGAGCAGCTCCGACCAGCCGGGACATGGAAATTTTATCCTCGCACCTGACAGCCCGTATGACTGGCGTAGCCCGCAGAACGATAATCTCTGGCAGGGTGCTGGCGGGACTAACAACCCTTGCCCTGTCGGTTATCGACTGCCAACCGAGGCTGAGTGGATGGCTGAAGTGGAAACCTGGAATAGCGCAGATGCCGCCGGGGCGCTTGCCTCCCCGTTGAAACTGCCCATGGCGGGCGGACGTAACAGCGCAGGTGTGCTATTCCTAGAGGGGTCGCACGGCGGGTACTGGTCCGGTACCATAATCAATACACATGCGAGGCTATTCAGCTTCAATGATGACGGTGTCTTAATGGGTAACCCAAACCGGGCTCTCGCACGACCTGTGCGCTGTATCAAGGACTAA
- a CDS encoding DUF4405 domain-containing protein: protein MKRSSRPFSYRGFVSMLMAFCFAGLAVSGVILYIAPPCSIAASTNWSVLALSKDQWASLHQVMALVILILALIHLFIFNWKTFCCYLRRRKAARTAAKQDSSVATETGSWWKQIPKEVLVAVIAAIILYAGAIAMIAPFGWLHDGHDAIRDHYRQEMPAGSGEGRFRGEGTEDLRGDADGRGGIGDGRGQGEGRGSGEGRGRDR from the coding sequence ATGAAACGCTCGTCACGCCCTTTTTCCTACCGTGGATTTGTCTCCATGCTGATGGCATTTTGTTTTGCAGGATTGGCTGTATCCGGTGTGATACTGTATATAGCCCCGCCCTGCAGCATCGCTGCGTCAACCAACTGGAGTGTGCTCGCTCTTTCCAAAGATCAGTGGGCGTCACTACACCAGGTTATGGCGCTGGTGATTCTGATCCTTGCGCTTATTCATCTGTTTATTTTTAACTGGAAAACGTTCTGCTGCTATTTACGACGGCGCAAAGCCGCAAGGACGGCCGCGAAACAGGATTCATCGGTCGCGACGGAGACAGGATCCTGGTGGAAACAAATTCCCAAAGAGGTATTGGTAGCCGTAATTGCGGCGATAATTCTCTATGCAGGCGCCATTGCCATGATAGCTCCTTTCGGGTGGCTGCACGATGGGCACGACGCGATCAGGGATCATTACCGGCAGGAAATGCCGGCCGGTTCGGGTGAAGGCCGTTTCCGGGGCGAGGGCACTGAAGATCTCCGCGGTGACGCAGACGGCAGGGGCGGCATCGGAGATGGAAGGGGACAGGGCGAAGGCCGTGGATCAGGAGAAGGCAGAGGACGGGACAGATAA
- a CDS encoding macro domain-containing protein, whose translation MTGKVTLECLEGDITRQGDLDAVVNAANAELRPGGGVAGAIHRAAGPELEEACRPHAPIKPGEAIITSAFGLPNKKIIHCLGPVYNIDRPSDQLLAQCYRNSLMLADREKMTSIGFPAVSTGAFGYPLDEAAEVAAYAIHDTMRHLGNIKLVRMVLFSPSDRELFCKALAIT comes from the coding sequence ATGACTGGAAAGGTTACGCTGGAGTGCCTGGAAGGAGATATTACCAGGCAGGGAGATCTTGATGCCGTTGTGAATGCGGCCAACGCGGAGTTGCGGCCAGGCGGAGGTGTTGCCGGTGCGATACATCGGGCGGCCGGACCCGAGCTGGAGGAGGCTTGCCGGCCTCATGCCCCCATCAAGCCCGGTGAAGCGATTATCACTTCGGCATTTGGTTTGCCGAACAAGAAAATTATTCACTGTCTGGGGCCGGTGTACAATATCGACAGGCCGTCGGATCAGCTGCTGGCCCAATGTTACCGGAACAGTTTGATGCTGGCCGACCGGGAAAAGATGACATCCATCGGCTTCCCCGCTGTTTCCACTGGGGCTTTCGGATATCCGCTTGATGAAGCCGCAGAGGTGGCGGCATATGCGATCCATGACACGATGCGGCACCTCGGCAATATCAAACTGGTCCGAATGGTACTGTTTTCGCCGTCCGACCGGGAGCTGTTCTGCAAGGCTCTCGCAATTACCTGA
- a CDS encoding class I SAM-dependent rRNA methyltransferase produces MKQSPPAVHIAKGKEKRIRKGHLWVFSNELLQPEKSLEPGSVVRIFDAEKGFVGTGFYHPHALIAVRLLTRKDLSIDGAFFTERIRLAFALRDRVIKNTSACRMVNAEGDELPGLMIDRYDRGFVIQCVTAGMENHLDLIVDAVKQIADPDFIILKRDHPHREREGLAIEKPVFIGDDEGQAGLAADMPVMVTEGSVSFPVDLTEEGPDAFHIDQRDHRLMFGRMVSEGDRVLDIFCRNGSFAIHAARSGAAEVMAADNSDTAIALAEATIKANQLNDIISTWKGDLSKRLPQMAHSKDVYDVVNVNPPDFAPNRKSVGTALRTHRNLHKWAMDVLRPDGILATSCRSHHITDAAFMESVQRACKDSKKQVQLLHRGSHPADHPELPGMPETGYNKFYIFRVRPID; encoded by the coding sequence ATGAAGCAGTCCCCCCCAGCCGTACACATCGCAAAAGGAAAAGAAAAACGCATCAGAAAAGGACATTTATGGGTGTTCAGCAATGAACTGCTGCAGCCCGAAAAATCCCTGGAGCCGGGCTCTGTTGTTCGGATTTTTGATGCTGAAAAGGGGTTTGTTGGAACGGGGTTCTACCATCCGCATGCCCTTATTGCCGTCAGGTTGCTTACCCGCAAAGACCTTTCCATTGACGGTGCCTTCTTCACCGAGCGCATTCGGCTCGCCTTTGCCCTTCGGGACAGGGTCATCAAAAATACCTCAGCCTGCCGTATGGTCAATGCGGAAGGTGACGAACTACCGGGACTGATGATCGACCGATACGACCGCGGTTTTGTGATTCAATGCGTGACGGCCGGCATGGAGAATCATCTTGATCTGATTGTCGACGCTGTAAAACAAATTGCCGATCCCGATTTTATTATTCTGAAAAGGGATCATCCGCACAGGGAAAGAGAAGGTCTGGCAATTGAGAAACCCGTTTTTATCGGGGATGATGAGGGTCAGGCCGGATTGGCTGCTGATATGCCGGTTATGGTAACGGAAGGATCCGTATCGTTTCCGGTTGATCTTACAGAAGAGGGACCGGACGCTTTTCACATCGACCAGCGCGATCATCGTCTGATGTTTGGCCGGATGGTTTCGGAAGGCGATCGGGTACTCGACATATTTTGCAGGAACGGCAGTTTCGCCATCCACGCCGCACGTTCGGGCGCCGCTGAAGTAATGGCGGCCGACAACTCCGACACAGCCATTGCCCTTGCCGAGGCAACCATCAAGGCGAACCAGCTGAACGATATCATCTCCACCTGGAAGGGCGACCTGTCCAAACGTCTTCCGCAGATGGCCCACAGCAAGGATGTATATGATGTCGTAAATGTAAACCCGCCGGATTTCGCACCCAACAGGAAATCGGTCGGCACGGCACTTCGCACACATCGCAATCTTCACAAATGGGCCATGGATGTACTCCGGCCCGACGGTATTCTTGCCACCTCGTGCCGGTCTCATCACATAACCGATGCTGCTTTCATGGAATCCGTCCAACGTGCCTGCAAAGACAGTAAAAAGCAGGTTCAGCTGCTTCACAGGGGATCACACCCTGCAGATCACCCTGAACTGCCCGGAATGCCGGAAACCGGTTACAATAAATTTTATATTTTCCGTGTCCGGCCCATCGACTGA
- a CDS encoding septal ring lytic transglycosylase RlpA family protein: protein MNRLLLFALLSLMVASCATTRTGRVIDQGEASWYGPGFHGKKTANGEIYNQNELTAAHRTLPFNTVVRVVNLNNNKSVTVRINDRGPYARGRIIDLSREAARKIDMLDSGIAPVRLVLVSSEKPIRTRGPGNIRREEFTIQLASFNSRPEAEAYSSQVRGSRVTTGQVDGRQVYRVYFGRYRSSGEASRDLNRLKRRGHDGYIRQVQN, encoded by the coding sequence ATGAACCGCCTCCTGCTTTTTGCTCTGCTATCCCTGATGGTTGCCTCCTGTGCCACCACCAGGACCGGCCGCGTCATTGACCAGGGAGAGGCCAGCTGGTACGGTCCCGGTTTTCATGGTAAAAAAACTGCAAACGGGGAGATCTACAATCAAAATGAGCTGACCGCCGCCCATCGTACCCTTCCGTTCAACACGGTCGTCAGGGTGGTGAACCTGAACAACAACAAATCAGTTACGGTCAGAATCAATGACCGCGGACCGTATGCCAGAGGCCGGATCATTGACCTGTCCAGGGAAGCCGCCCGAAAAATCGACATGCTGGACAGCGGCATTGCGCCAGTGCGGCTGGTGCTTGTCAGCTCCGAGAAACCCATCCGAACCCGCGGGCCCGGTAACATCCGGAGAGAAGAGTTCACCATCCAGCTCGCCTCATTCAACAGCAGGCCCGAGGCAGAAGCCTACTCAAGTCAGGTTCGCGGAAGCAGGGTAACCACCGGGCAGGTCGACGGTCGTCAGGTTTACCGTGTCTATTTCGGAAGATATCGCAGTTCGGGCGAGGCCAGCCGTGACCTGAATCGCCTCAAGCGTCGCGGCCATGACGGTTACATCAGACAGGTTCAAAACTGA